In the genome of Hyalangium ruber, the window AAGGCGGCCGGCTCCGGCAGTGAGCCCGTGGGGTTGTGCGGGAAGTTCACCACCAGCAGCCGGGTGTTCGGCCGCAGCGCGCGGCGCACGGCGTCCACGTCCAGCGCCCAGCCGTCCTCCTCGCGCAGCGGCAGCAGCGTCACCTCCGCCCCCGTCGCCCGCGCCACCTCGTGCAGCGATTGGTAGCCCGGCCACGTCACCACCGCGTGCTCGCTCGGGCCCAGCAGCACGTTCATCAGGATGAAGACCGCCTCCTCCGCCCCCGCGAACGTCAGCACCTGCTCTGGCGAGAGGCCCGGGTAGAGCGTGGCGATGGCCTCGCGCAGCGCGGGCAGCCCCGTGGACTCGGTGTAGCCAAGCGTCAGCGCCTCCCAGCGCGCCCGGCTGTCCGCGTCGGCCAGCGCCAGCAGCTCCGACATCCTCCAGCCCTCGATGTCCGAGCTGCACAACAAGTAAGGCGCGGAGAACTCCCACCGCGCGAAGTACCGCTCCAGCGTGAAGTCAGGAATGCGCATGCCCTGCTCCTCTCCTCCCAGGCAGGCAAGCTCCGCATGGGGCCGATGTGGGGGACTCCGGCCGCCGATGCATAGCTTGAGTCGCGTCCAGTCCGACGTCTTTTCCTGGAGCGCCCGATGGCTTCTGATGAGCACTACGTCCCCTTGACGCTGCTCGACCCGGATGGGGGCTGGATCAACGCTCCCGTCCATGTCTCGCAGCTGCGTGGTCGTCCGGTCTTGTTGCACTTTTGGGCCATGGACTGTCGCAGTTGCATCGACCAGATGGCCGAGGTCCAGGAGTGGATCCGCGCCTATGGCCCCCGAGGGCTGGTGGTCATCGGCGTGGACGTGACCCACTCCGAATCCGAGCTGCGCGACACCAACCGCGTGGAGAGCTTCGCGCGCGAGCATGGGCTGCGCTACCCCATCGCGGTGGATGACGGCTCCATGGCGCAGGCCTATGGCGTGGAGCAGCACCCCGCCTACCTCATCTTCGACACGCAGGGCATCCTCCGGCTGCACGCGGCCACGCC includes:
- a CDS encoding peroxiredoxin family protein, with amino-acid sequence MASDEHYVPLTLLDPDGGWINAPVHVSQLRGRPVLLHFWAMDCRSCIDQMAEVQEWIRAYGPRGLVVIGVDVTHSESELRDTNRVESFAREHGLRYPIAVDDGSMAQAYGVEQHPAYLIFDTQGILRLHAATPEQRGDMRMLLERLTGPDASSGAFAP